TCTTGTTCAACAGAAAACATAGAATTACTTGATATTAGACTTGGTCAAGTAATCTTGGTAGCTACTACAACCTTGTTTAAAATTGGTACATTGTGCCTTTAGCAGCTTATACGCATTCAATTCATTTGACCCGAAACTTTTCAGTGGTTTGTTGAATCTTAATTGTACCGGGCAATTCGAGTCAAAAATCTCATTTACAACATCCTTTTCACCAACTTTGAATAGCATCTTAGTATGATTAGAATCATCATCAATCACTGAATCGTTCTTAATCTTATATGAAGCAAACGGTTGTTTTGAACCATCAAACACGTCTTCTTTATCATCCATAGGATCACCCTCACAACTTTGAGAAGTAACTTGATTCGCTACCCTCATTACTCGACTACACTCGACATTTATTTCAGAGTCTGCAGCAGCAGGTACATTATCCTCTTCTTTTTGCATGTGGTCTTCATGAAACGTTATCAAAAGCGGAAGGGGAATAACGGGACCCACTAGAGAATCAGTCGGCTTTTGTTTATCCGACCACTTACTACTACGAGATGACGGATCCCGAAACAAAAAAGGAGGTAAGTGAGGCTGCATGCATGGAACTTCCAAGAACTCAAACGGCACGTTTTTAAGTTCTCGAGCGAGATCTGAATAATTAGCGAACGCAAATCTTAACAAGTTCTTCGGTAGATTTGCCCAGATTCTCCTTAAAGCGACTTCATGAATACTAGTTGGCGAGCTAACGTCATTATAAACATCATGAACGCTTAAAGCCCTGCTCGATCCAAACATGTTCACTTTTTGACATATCTTTTCATGAAACTCTCTCGTGTAAATAACTTTCTCTTGGATTTCATGCTCACTATTTTTAACTAATTCGTTGCTCACAATTTGGGCGAGATCGGATTTCAAATAACCCCAAAGAAAATCAAGTTTCAAGTATTGAAAAGTCTTTTTGAACTTATAGTTATATCCCTCCTCACCTTTTTCACACAAATTGGAATCTATTAAACATAAAGGTTGCTGATAGTGACCTTTTCTTAAGGTTTTTGAATAATCCCATGAGGCACAATATCTATGTATTTCAAGATATCCGGATGACGTTAACGTAATAAGTGTGAACCCACCGTACATATCAGGATCATACAATTGAGAAGAGATATTACTATCAAGAATACCAAAACCCAAAATGGATTCTTTCTTTTGTTGCCAATTAACCCAATTTGGGAGTCGGTCCTTAACGAACTCTTCTTTTAAAAGACAAGTACCACAAGTACATTCATCGGTAAGTAACGACAGATCAGAAGGGAGTCCCCATGCATAAAAAGATGAGGAAACCGACTCTCTAACATGTGGGCCATAGCAAAAAAGACTAAACTCGCCATTCAAAAATGAACCCAATAAAATACCAAAACCTGCTTCAGAAGCCGAATTATAAGTAACATCCTCGGAGTGTGATCTTAACGTGGACAGACTAGAAACAAGAATACAGCTCGGTTGAGCAACATTATGCTTCCAACGTAAAACAGGAGTCATCGGTTTTCTTATATCACAAAGGAAAACATTGTGATTTGTAGCCACAGTGAAAAAGAAATGATCAGGAGCAGCAGCAATCGAGAATGCGAGAAAGGTATCTTTACCTTCGGGTTTTAACAACGGGGTAATAACATGCTTTAACAATGGAGAATTCACAGGTGATGAGTCAACAAGAAAAACCATCATTGAATGAACAACAATCAGGATTTGTGGATGATAACTGAAATCACAACTCAACCAACCTCCTTTATTAGAAATAACGGAATCATCCCATACAACTTTTAATTTCTTACGGCTTAAAGTTGGAGATGATATTGACGGTTCAAAGCTAAAACCCAAATCGAACAAATATAAATCACCGCTTTCCAGCAAGACCAAACTATGCTCGGGCACGTGTGGGCTCCAAGAAGCATGGATTACTGCAGAACTTTTGAAATTCATCTTACCAACTAATTCCAACTGCGGTGTAATTTTATCAGTGTACTCCATCGTGATCTTGTAGTAATGAACAGAATAAGTAGTGCAGACCAACAAGTACCCCAATGTAGAAACACCTGAAACAAGTGGTCAACATTAAAAAGTTAAACCAATCAGTTGATGCACAAAAATTTGTCTGGAAACATAAACATAATCGTGAAGTTGTGTAATCCAAAACACTTTAattcatattataattataatgttaaccaactatgactttgaccaagtttgaccgagtaAATCTGTCTTTGACCGACTAAATCCGACTTTTAACCGATTTTGACCCGTTGACCAACGTTTACAGGCATTGACCGACCTTGGAATAGTAGAGTTGGACCACTGCCCAAACCCGACTAGACGAGGGTTAATTGGCTTAGTCGGCTGAAATTTACAAAAATAAAAAAGCTTTTGTTAGGaagaaaaacatatatatatatatatatatatatatatccactgtAAAGAATTATAATGTGATGATATATACGTATACCACAGCAGATACACACAGTAATCAGCTATTGGATACCTAATAAAGTTTGGACAAAATGTTTCAACTCAACCCGCCCAACCCATATTGATATAGTGCCAATAAAGATAATTTACTAATTTTATCATAATGTTGCAATGGATAAAGTGTTTACAAAGTGTGAAGATGATAAATCAACAACAGTTATGTCTATTCAAATTAACAAACTGATTACCTGAGATAAATTCATAATCATCAATTGGGCACACTAACATCTTTACAATCCGATGACTCGCCACATTATTCACTGTAAAAACTTCATTTTCGCCAGAATCACCTCTCACATTCAACCGTGAGTTCTCAACGTACAGTATCAGAAACCCAATTTCATCAGAGTTTGAACCGGTAGGAAAGAACACGAGAGTCGAATTCAAACCAGGGCATCGAAGCAACTGAAGGGAGTTGTGTGTTACAAGTCTATCGGGTATTGACAAGTTCGATGTGAGTTGTGAGGCAATAGAAGTTGCGGTTGAAGGGAGTATAGCAGATGATGTACTTAGAAAATTAGAGAGAGAAGCGTTCGAAAAAGAAGGAGGGATTTGAGGAGAAATGGAAGGTAATGTGAAGAGAAGATGGTGGGCCCGTGGTTTTAAAGATGGATTGAAAATCAACGGTCCGATTTCATTGGTGGTGGTAGGGGAGAGGAGCAATGGAGGAGAGTGAACGGCTGAGATTGTCCACAACGATTTATATTCATCTGAGGTGTCCATCTTCTTGTATGATATAGAAGAAGAAAAAATTAATTCACCAACGAGCTGCAAGATACAAAGACAAAATATATCATCAATACTTTTCTGTTATAAATATATGGATGCATGAATTTTCTACACCCCTTGTAGTTAACAAAACGTCAAAAAGTTGCAAGCAGAAAGTGTCATTGTATAATTAAGCTAGCTATGAAAGTGTCATTGTATAATTAAGTTAGCTATTATTGATATATCAGTCTAGTTACCATATCTACTCTAAACAAAATCATAATTTGTACCAAGAAGTTTACAAGTTAGTTTCCACGAAAAATCTATCGGCACCTATTGGTGGCTAaagttttatttttcaatcattaaaGCTCTGAACCGGTCACGAGTCATCACAGTGAAATAATCAAAAGCCCAAcaataaaacacacacacacatcaatAAATTGGAACGATTTGCTGTTAAAGCCGTTCTAATATAATTttagctgttaaaaaaaaaaaaaaaaaaaaacttaaaagaaAATGCTCAAAAACTAAAAAGTACGTAAAGTAGTGCAGGGACCAAATGGGCGAAGGATAGCGGCCAAAAGATGAACAGTGCCTCTAAAGTGGTGTTGAAAACGTAGCTAATGGAGACTGAAGGTGTGAAGTCTTGAAGTCTTGAAGTGCTGTTTAGTAACCATGAAAGCTAATTAGTAATATTTTAGAATCACAAACAGATTAAACATGAAAGCTAATTAGTAATCGGTGCTAAAATGGTTTATACATATGCATCGATATAATTAGAATTTAGCAACAAAAGATTGCCAATTTTTTAAAACAGTGTCCTATATTGGACAGTCTTACTCAAGGCATGACATCAGTATATCTAACATAAAAAACAAAATGTGGACGACCACGGAACAATGAGATAACACATATAGTAAGTTCCACAAAACATAACATGATCATACAACGATGCATATACAGAGTTTGGTGCTATGTATTATGAAAAAGTGGGTCCAATCTCAACAGAATATTCAAAAAATCACATTTGATGTAATAGGCTAACATAGGTTCAACAAAAAAAAATGagccttttccaaaaaaaaaaaaaaaaagttcaacaAAAAAGACTTGGGCAGCTGTTATATTTCTAACAAATTCTTGCAGGTTAACAAACTAAAGGTGCACAAATATAGTAACCTCTGTTATCTAAAGTGATGGTAACATGATTTACGAAGCATGTATAACATTACTCCAATATTAATTAGCAGATTATTGAAGCATATATAACATTATGCTATCACATgcttgcgtaaaataaataatcgcAGTTACCTTCACGACAAATTTAAATAAAGAAAACAACTTATTGATTGAACTTCTGAAATAAAATTGATCAAGGTATACGCTTCGCCCTGATCAGTAAAAAAATTGAGTGACATAAACCACTTGATTAATGGTGCTTGGAAGTAAAAAGTTTCAGACATTTCACCCAACACATTTCGTGCACTTTAGAATACGATTATACAAAAGTAACGACACATCGGAATTCATCCACATTGATTAAATTTAAAATGAAAAATACACTAACAGCAGAAATAGTAGGATAATAAAATAAAATGAGGAATATAAAGTGAAAGCGAGTACCTGATGAAGCAAAAGAAATGAAAGAAATTTCACAAGGAAGATGAACATAAGTTAAATCCAAATAACAGAAACAAATATATAGAGTGAGAAAGGTgtccataatatataaataataaatcaagGAGCTTGAAAAGGAAATGATATtttaataatgatggtaataaATTAGCGGCAATTTGGTTACTTATACATGGTAAGTTAACAATACCGGAATATCAAAGGTAGCTAATATAGTAATATACCACGTACAAACAAGACTATATATGGAATAGAATGAATGTAAACGTATTGTCAACTAAAAATGTACACGTACGTATCAATTGTAAGTTGACAACAGTAATTAGGCGGATTAAAACAGCATATATATACTTCACATTAGTTTAACTAAAGATGTAAACGTATCAATTGAGGAACACAATGAGTGATTGAAACTATTTCAATCTCTATACATATCAGCCCCAAGAAAAAGTGACTTTTTATTTGATTTtagatactccctccgtcccatattaatagtccgcacacaaaaaacacacagtttaagaaaatatcTGTACTttgtactttctgtttactttccagttttacccttacattttctttttcctttaatcctatccacatatattaagggcataatagaacttaagcttcttattcttttctatttatgaaaatggactattaatttgggacatcccaaaatggaatactggactattaatatgggacggagagagtatcatttaatattgttattaaaagtattattagttgATATATTTACTGtcaaattttcaataataataaaaaggtcATAATTGAAATTtgaattaaattttattattatttatagtaagggataataattttgaaataaataaaaatagtaagGTGGACTGAGGGactatatatctatctatctatatctatattccaTATTAAAAGAAAATGTGTTTATCTGCAACGTATAGTACTTcactatatatgcttttgttatacaTTCAACAGTTGCCCCCACACTAAGCGAAAGACGATCTGGGTAGATACTTTGGGTCagatgtctcaaattaattgtttACTTCCATAAATATAAAAGAATGAGAAGATCAAGTTatattatgcccttaatgtataTGTATAGGATTAAAAGAgaaaaaagtaaacaaaaaaatacTATACTTTTATaacattttcttaaactgtgtgttttttgtatgGTGACAATAAATATATGACGGAGGGAGTATGCTGTAATATGCATATGATCAATGAGTTTCCACTTACACGATGAAACGGAAAAATTTGAAGCCCATATCCTTTGTTATCGGGCGTTAATTTATATCATGACGGGTAAATTATTATTTGAAGCTCAATCAAATTGTGGCATCTCATTTTCACTTTATTTGTTTCACATaattttcaaacatattttacAAATCACTTAAACCTTTCAACTCAAATTCGAGACCCAAATTTGACATCCACCATAATACAACTATAAAATTTGGCACTCCCAAATCACAGTCAAAATCTTCTCTCTCCGTCACAAAAACATCAAGTTTGACTTCACGTCATGGTCACTCTAACCCATGGTCATACGAGTATTGGTTAAACATGTAACTTTTGCATTTATTTACACATATGGAGCAATGAGTTACTGACCAGAGAACGGGATAATTCCCACTACCGTCGATCTCATCCTCGTCAAGAAGCACGTGGTAAGTGTCTTTCTTGGTTGGACCTACCGGCGAAATTAGTCTATGTCCAAATATCACATGTGAGCAGATGTGGTCACAATCTCAAATAGACCAAGATCATATTTCGGGTCATTTCTTATACTCCGTACAAAGTTAGTTACAAACATGATAAGATCGTAATGAATATATCCATAacattctaatatatatatatatatatatatatatatatatatatatatatatatatatatatatatatatatatatatatatatatatatatatatatatatattagaatgtTATGGATATATtcattacgatatatatatatatatatatatatatatatatatatatatatatatatatatatatatatatatatatatatatatatatatatatatatatatatatatatatatatatatatatattagaatgttatggatatatatattagaatgttatggatatatatatacacacacacatacatacatacatatatatatgtgtgtgtgtttgttttTTAATGGTTAATATGTATCTTTAGACAAAATTAGGCGGGTGGTAATTTCACCAAATTACTCATATGTTTCCTATATTGTTTACTCGAATGGTCCTTGCTGTGTTCACTTGTAACGCCGATAATTCCCGTTGATAAGTACCGTTAAAATTATCCATAAATTTCTTCACCTACCAAGCACGTGAGGGTATTTTTATCAATTGATTATTTCTCTTCTATAAATTAATCATGCGCATATATGTGCGTTCGAGATTCACGCATATGATTTCGCTTACACACGATGCATAAGGTAATGTGGCGCACAAAATGTCACTTATTTTGCAACGGTTAGCCAAATTAACATGCACGCATAACGTTCGTGCGGTTGTGGGCACGCGTACATCCCTTAATAGTCGATTAAGCAATCATATAAAAATGTGGACATGATACttttcataattaataattaaagccGATCATATAAGGAGTTAGTTATAGAAGGGGTATAGTGGTTTGGTTGGTTCTAGAATCTGAGTTTGACTATAAATATGAATCCAAGGCATACGTAAACCACACAACATATAAAGTCGTTTTTATTCTGTCAGGTAAAACACATAGCACCGAATTTACACTCAACCGAATTCAAACTTGAATTTCGGAACGGTTTGAGTTTTGGTTTAAATCTGAACTAGGTTTCAGGTTCGGTTTTGCTTTTAAAAATATTTCAAAGTCAAACAAATGAAAAATAACCTGaataagaaaacaaaaataaaaacgcTTTGACACCCTTAATTGCAATATTTTCGAATATACAAATCTAGCGAAACCAATAAACAAGTaaaggtaataataaaaataaactaaaatatGGCCTCAtagttttaaataaataaataccatCCACATTCGAATCCAATCAATTACACTATTTAACAATCCTACAAGACTTCTAA
This genomic stretch from Rutidosis leptorrhynchoides isolate AG116_Rl617_1_P2 chromosome 11, CSIRO_AGI_Rlap_v1, whole genome shotgun sequence harbors:
- the LOC139875515 gene encoding uncharacterized protein produces the protein MEYTDKITPQLELVGKMNFKSSAVIHASWSPHVPEHSLVLLESGDLYLFDLGFSFEPSISSPTLSRKKLKVVWDDSVISNKGGWLSCDFSYHPQILIVVHSMMVFLVDSSPVNSPLLKHVITPLLKPEGKDTFLAFSIAAAPDHFFFTVATNHNVFLCDIRKPMTPVLRWKHNVAQPSCILVSSLSTLRSHSEDVTYNSASEAGFGILLGSFLNGEFSLFCYGPHVRESVSSSFYAWGLPSDLSLLTDECTCGTCLLKEEFVKDRLPNWVNWQQKKESILGFGILDSNISSQLYDPDMYGGFTLITLTSSGYLEIHRYCASWDYSKTLRKGHYQQPLCLIDSNLCEKGEEGYNYKFKKTFQYLKLDFLWGYLKSDLAQIVSNELVKNSEHEIQEKVIYTREFHEKICQKVNMFGSSRALSVHDVYNDVSSPTSIHEVALRRIWANLPKNLLRFAFANYSDLARELKNVPFEFLEVPCMQPHLPPFLFRDPSSRSSKWSDKQKPTDSLVGPVIPLPLLITFHEDHMQKEEDNVPAAADSEINVECSRVMRVANQVTSQSCEGDPMDDKEDVFDGSKQPFASYKIKNDSVIDDDSNHTKMLFKVGEKDVVNEIFDSNCPVQLRFNKPLKSFGSNELNAYKLLKAQCTNFKQGCSSYQDYLTKSNIK